A window of Halalkalibacillus sediminis contains these coding sequences:
- a CDS encoding nuclease-related domain-containing protein, whose translation MKIREHHPPKKLLQALSLEERFPTHHPLYPLILKTLRREKSGFSGEKKIDFYLHRLQFPYVGLHSVRLAQNQVHFQVDTLMITPTFITLVEIKNHSGTIRFHSGKMHQDYNGTTESYDDPITQVNEQKELLRAWLDERGYTDYPLETLVVMGNSNSHLQIDPSQIHHLDRVIPINLFNEKMRELNEKYDRKRILLSECHRLGKLIDSHCVMNETCLLEALSIPPSQIIKGVRCPECNRISMKRIKLRWECSFCKARTHTAQINTFKDMYLLYGPTFNNKSVCEFFDIDSNDFAYYLIKSMNFKKLGRGKGSIYHMRFDRTKEFTYLLK comes from the coding sequence TTGAAAATACGGGAGCATCATCCACCAAAAAAGCTGTTGCAGGCACTAAGTTTAGAAGAAAGATTTCCTACCCATCACCCGCTCTACCCTCTAATACTCAAAACCTTGCGTCGCGAGAAATCAGGTTTTTCAGGAGAGAAAAAGATAGATTTTTATTTACACCGTCTGCAATTCCCCTACGTAGGTTTACATAGCGTACGCCTCGCTCAGAATCAAGTCCACTTCCAAGTCGACACCTTAATGATAACCCCAACTTTTATAACACTTGTTGAAATCAAAAATCATTCAGGAACCATTCGATTCCACTCAGGAAAAATGCATCAAGATTATAATGGAACCACCGAATCTTATGACGACCCGATTACTCAAGTGAATGAACAAAAAGAATTATTAAGAGCTTGGCTAGATGAACGCGGTTATACTGATTATCCGCTTGAGACACTCGTCGTTATGGGCAACTCCAACTCTCACCTTCAAATTGATCCTTCCCAGATTCACCACTTAGATCGAGTGATTCCAATTAATCTTTTCAACGAAAAAATGCGTGAGTTGAATGAAAAGTACGACCGGAAGAGGATTCTTCTAAGCGAGTGTCATAGACTGGGGAAATTGATAGACTCTCATTGCGTGATGAATGAAACCTGCTTATTAGAAGCTTTATCGATTCCACCCTCTCAAATAATTAAAGGAGTTCGATGTCCAGAGTGTAACAGAATTAGTATGAAACGAATAAAACTTCGTTGGGAATGTTCTTTTTGCAAAGCCAGAACACACACTGCGCAAATCAATACCTTTAAAGATATGTATCTATTATATGGACCTACTTTCAACAACAAATCAGTGTGTGAATTTTTTGATATCGATTCTAATGATTTTGCTTACTATCTTATTAAATCAATGAACTTCAAAAAGTTAGGTAGAGGAAAAGGAAGTATCTATCACATGAGGTTCGATCGTACTAAAGAGTTCACCTATTTACTGAAATAG
- a CDS encoding short-chain fatty acid transporter has protein sequence MLKGMTSFFNRIVQRYLPDAFLFALILTFIVYILGVLFTDSGPVQMVEHWGTGFWDLLQFAMQMSLIVVTGYILANTPLVKGFLQKLSNLANTPGQAIVLVTIVASIACLINYGFGLIVGALLSLHVAKRIPSVDYRLLIAAAYSGFLLWHGGLSGSIPLTIATDDHFLMDSVGSIPITETLFSGMNLFIVFVLLVTLPLMNWLMNRSSDYTGTLDPEFLNAQTESTKVEDAPKKEEMTPAEKLENSKAVSMIIGLLGLTFIFIHFINNGFDLNINIVNFIMLFLGIILHVNPRRYLNVINDAVKNAGGIIIQFPFYAGIMGMMVASGLSEQMSLWFVNISNEVTFPLFAFISAGIVNFFVPSGGGQWAVQGPIMIGAASDLGVDTAKTAMAVAWGDAWTNMIQPFWALPLLAIAGLKVKDIMGFCMVILIWSFVPIALALLLF, from the coding sequence ATGTTAAAAGGAATGACCTCATTTTTTAACCGAATCGTCCAACGCTATTTACCGGACGCATTCTTATTTGCACTTATTTTAACGTTTATCGTGTACATTCTAGGTGTTCTTTTCACTGATAGTGGACCTGTACAAATGGTCGAGCATTGGGGTACCGGATTTTGGGACTTGCTTCAATTTGCCATGCAAATGTCGCTAATCGTTGTGACGGGTTACATATTGGCTAACACCCCGCTAGTGAAAGGGTTCCTGCAAAAATTAAGCAATCTAGCTAATACTCCCGGCCAAGCGATTGTCCTTGTTACAATCGTGGCGTCAATTGCATGTTTGATCAACTACGGTTTCGGACTGATTGTAGGGGCACTTCTATCTTTGCACGTAGCAAAGAGAATCCCTTCTGTAGATTATCGTTTATTAATTGCTGCAGCGTATAGTGGTTTCTTATTGTGGCACGGTGGTCTATCAGGGTCCATTCCCCTCACGATTGCAACAGATGATCACTTTTTGATGGACTCAGTGGGAAGCATACCTATCACTGAAACATTATTCAGTGGAATGAACTTATTCATCGTTTTTGTATTACTTGTAACATTGCCTTTAATGAACTGGTTGATGAACCGATCAAGTGATTACACCGGCACATTGGATCCTGAGTTTTTAAATGCACAAACAGAGTCAACTAAAGTGGAAGATGCACCGAAAAAAGAGGAGATGACTCCTGCAGAAAAACTAGAGAACAGTAAAGCCGTATCAATGATTATTGGTTTACTCGGTCTTACGTTCATCTTTATCCATTTCATCAACAACGGTTTTGACTTGAATATCAACATCGTTAATTTCATCATGTTATTCCTTGGAATCATCTTACACGTCAACCCTCGACGCTATTTGAATGTAATCAATGACGCCGTTAAAAACGCTGGAGGAATTATCATTCAGTTCCCATTCTATGCTGGGATCATGGGCATGATGGTCGCTTCAGGATTGTCCGAACAAATGTCATTATGGTTCGTCAACATTTCGAATGAAGTAACATTTCCATTATTTGCATTCATAAGCGCAGGAATTGTAAACTTCTTTGTCCCTTCAGGTGGAGGCCAATGGGCTGTACAAGGTCCAATCATGATTGGAGCAGCTTCAGACCTTGGAGTAGACACTGCTAAAACTGCAATGGCAGTAGCATGGGGTGACGCTTGGACGAATATGATCCAGCCATTCTGGGCCCTACCATTACTCGCTATCGCGGGACTTAAAGTTAAAGACATCATGGGCTTCTGTATGGTAATACTAATTTGGAGCTTCGTCCCAATCGCATTAGCACTATTGTTGTTTTAG
- a CDS encoding tartrate dehydrogenase, with product MNKKKIALIPGDGIGQEVIKQGVKVLKTVESLDENIEFEFTDFPWGCEYYLETGKMMAEDGLDQLSSFDSIYLGAVGYPTVPDHISLWDLLLKIRKGFDQYVNLRPVKLLHPGLTPLKGKSREDIDFLVIRENSEGEYSGKGDWLFEGNPEEVVLQTGVFSRKGTERIIRYAFEEARRQKKKLTSISKANALNYSMVFWDQVFNEVATDYPEVETESYLVDAASMFFVREPERFEIVVTSNLFGDILTDLGAAITGGLGVATGANINPEKKYPSMFEPVHGSAPDIAGKGLANPLAAIWSVAQMMDFFGEKQWSDKIEKTLEDVLVHESELTPDMGGKSTTDGLGDFFCLKLKELK from the coding sequence TTGAATAAGAAAAAAATTGCGTTGATTCCTGGCGATGGAATTGGGCAGGAAGTCATCAAGCAAGGGGTTAAAGTTTTAAAAACAGTTGAATCGTTAGATGAAAATATAGAGTTTGAGTTCACGGACTTTCCTTGGGGATGTGAATATTATCTTGAAACAGGAAAGATGATGGCTGAAGATGGTTTGGATCAACTCTCAAGTTTTGATTCTATATATCTTGGGGCTGTAGGTTACCCTACAGTGCCTGATCACATATCACTCTGGGATTTGCTTCTTAAAATCCGAAAAGGGTTTGATCAATATGTTAATCTCCGACCAGTCAAGCTACTTCATCCAGGATTGACCCCTTTGAAAGGGAAAAGTAGAGAGGATATCGATTTCCTCGTCATCCGTGAAAACAGTGAAGGTGAGTACTCAGGAAAAGGGGACTGGTTATTCGAGGGAAATCCAGAGGAAGTCGTTTTACAAACAGGTGTATTTTCACGTAAAGGGACGGAGAGAATTATTCGTTATGCTTTTGAAGAAGCGAGAAGACAGAAGAAGAAATTGACGAGTATCAGTAAGGCTAATGCACTGAATTATTCCATGGTCTTCTGGGATCAAGTATTTAATGAGGTCGCTACTGATTATCCTGAAGTTGAAACTGAATCATATTTAGTCGATGCTGCGAGCATGTTTTTCGTAAGGGAACCTGAACGTTTTGAGATAGTGGTAACTTCAAACCTGTTCGGAGACATTTTGACTGATCTTGGTGCGGCTATTACTGGAGGACTAGGCGTAGCAACTGGAGCCAATATTAATCCTGAGAAGAAGTATCCGTCCATGTTTGAGCCGGTTCATGGCTCTGCCCCAGATATTGCTGGAAAAGGTTTAGCAAACCCTTTAGCTGCTATTTGGTCAGTTGCACAAATGATGGACTTTTTTGGAGAGAAGCAATGGTCTGACAAGATTGAAAAAACGCTAGAGGATGTATTAGTTCATGAAAGTGAATTGACTCCTGATATGGGTGGAAAATCAACTACAGACGGACTAGGCGATTTCTTCTGTCTTAAATTGAAAGAACTAAAATAA
- a CDS encoding helix-turn-helix transcriptional regulator has translation MSNDLLYTANTKQDSQLYLLFAIKETIEEFDPKVLASLEQKNQIAAENYLTELCFRLLDIPEEDHLFTFRIYFTSLITEIIRRFTLRGRLQSQHLSNGWAVIATVENWETVAEYLSSIPWFVDKAIKYVIAETAIVEFTPTMGRILNLINDNLEGNHLSLRWISAELKISPSHLCNIFKTDMDETLSSFINRRKIQEAAYDIKHTSLTLSEIAIKYGYGSQSYFIKTFRKYMDTTPLKYKRNHFEELKETK, from the coding sequence ATGTCAAATGACCTGTTGTACACTGCAAACACTAAACAGGATTCGCAGCTTTACCTTTTGTTCGCTATCAAGGAAACGATCGAGGAATTCGATCCAAAGGTCTTAGCCAGCTTGGAACAAAAGAATCAGATTGCGGCTGAGAATTATCTTACCGAGCTGTGTTTCCGTTTATTAGATATACCTGAGGAAGATCATTTATTTACATTTAGAATTTATTTCACGAGCCTGATTACTGAAATCATCCGAAGATTCACACTTAGGGGAAGGTTGCAATCCCAGCACCTATCGAACGGCTGGGCAGTCATTGCAACCGTGGAGAATTGGGAAACAGTAGCAGAGTATTTATCCTCGATTCCATGGTTTGTCGACAAAGCTATCAAATATGTAATTGCTGAAACAGCGATTGTCGAATTTACACCTACTATGGGTCGAATTCTAAATCTAATAAATGATAATCTCGAAGGTAATCATTTGTCACTTAGGTGGATATCTGCTGAACTAAAAATCTCCCCATCTCACTTATGTAATATTTTCAAAACAGATATGGATGAGACGTTAAGTTCATTTATTAATCGGAGAAAAATCCAAGAAGCAGCATATGATATCAAACATACTTCACTCACTTTGTCTGAAATAGCGATAAAATACGGCTATGGAAGCCAAAGCTATTTCATCAAAACTTTCCGTAAATATATGGACACGACGCCGCTTAAGTATAAACGGAATCATTTTGAGGAGTTGAAAGAGACAAAATAG
- the fabG gene encoding 3-oxoacyl-ACP reductase FabG translates to MMKTFEGMIAIVTGAARGIGLEIARTLGQNGANVYILDLDEVALNEASEFLSEENVKHDTRVMNVTDEKQVSEVIDGIGKKNGTIDILVNNAGITRDNLLFKMNVDEWESVMDVHLKGAFLCTKYAQRWMVENKYGRIINLSSASALGNQGQANYAAAKAGMQGFTKTLALELGKFNITANAVAPGFIETEMTKAVAKRLNISYEELKSEKVKGIAVRRTGSTEDIAHAVEYFAHPKSSFVSGQVLYVAGGPKN, encoded by the coding sequence TTGATGAAAACTTTTGAAGGAATGATTGCAATAGTAACGGGAGCTGCAAGGGGAATCGGACTAGAGATTGCTCGTACCTTAGGCCAGAACGGAGCAAATGTTTATATTCTAGATTTGGACGAAGTTGCCTTGAATGAAGCTTCTGAGTTTTTATCAGAAGAAAATGTGAAGCACGATACTAGAGTGATGAATGTTACTGATGAAAAACAAGTTTCTGAGGTGATAGACGGCATCGGAAAAAAGAATGGAACAATCGACATTTTAGTGAATAATGCAGGTATTACGAGAGATAATCTGCTTTTTAAAATGAATGTTGATGAGTGGGAAAGTGTAATGGATGTTCACTTAAAGGGTGCTTTTCTTTGTACGAAATATGCTCAGAGATGGATGGTAGAAAATAAATATGGAAGAATTATAAACTTATCATCTGCTTCTGCACTCGGTAATCAAGGTCAAGCAAATTATGCAGCAGCTAAAGCAGGTATGCAAGGCTTCACTAAAACTTTGGCTTTAGAATTGGGAAAATTCAATATTACTGCCAATGCAGTTGCTCCTGGCTTTATTGAGACAGAAATGACAAAAGCAGTAGCGAAGCGGTTGAATATTTCCTATGAAGAATTGAAGAGTGAAAAAGTAAAAGGTATTGCAGTAAGAAGAACAGGATCCACTGAGGACATTGCACATGCAGTAGAATACTTTGCCCATCCAAAATCCTCTTTTGTTTCTGGACAGGTTCTCTATGTTGCAGGAGGACCTAAAAATTAA
- a CDS encoding DMT family transporter — MQSSFIHTISERKWAQWLLILLITLIWGYSWVLMKDALRYMGPYTFSALRFGTGAATMLTIVWLLRVGRPPKSAISHLIVVGILQTSVVFLLVMYALKFIDAGKSSLLLYSMPLWSGLLAAFFLREKISALRWGGVGLGVAGLLVVMGADALSRQSAEVLWGEFLIVLAAVSWGASNIYYRLKLGELSKLQVNAYQMLFGTIGITLVAWFAEGGETVVWTAESVYYVLFTGVLASALCFTVWFMLLSVVDMIGATMPSLLVPVFGLFFGWLLLGEVLTASVLIGSTLILSGVWLSSVRR, encoded by the coding sequence ATGCAGTCATCATTTATACATACAATCAGTGAACGAAAATGGGCACAATGGCTGCTCATTTTATTGATAACTTTAATTTGGGGGTATTCATGGGTTCTCATGAAAGACGCACTTCGCTATATGGGTCCGTACACATTTTCGGCGTTACGTTTTGGAACGGGGGCCGCAACTATGTTGACCATTGTTTGGCTGTTACGAGTGGGTCGCCCGCCAAAGTCTGCGATTTCACATTTAATTGTCGTCGGCATATTGCAAACGAGCGTCGTCTTTTTACTAGTTATGTATGCTTTGAAATTTATCGATGCTGGGAAGTCTTCGCTCTTGTTATACTCAATGCCTTTGTGGAGTGGGTTACTTGCGGCTTTCTTTTTACGGGAAAAAATATCAGCGCTTCGTTGGGGCGGAGTCGGTTTGGGCGTAGCGGGGCTCCTCGTTGTAATGGGGGCGGATGCGCTCAGTCGTCAGTCAGCGGAAGTGCTGTGGGGAGAGTTTCTAATCGTTTTGGCTGCAGTGTCATGGGGCGCTTCGAATATTTACTACCGTTTGAAGCTAGGCGAGTTGTCGAAGCTCCAAGTTAATGCATATCAGATGTTGTTCGGTACGATCGGAATCACGTTGGTGGCTTGGTTTGCAGAAGGTGGAGAAACTGTAGTTTGGACGGCCGAGAGTGTCTATTATGTGCTGTTCACTGGTGTGTTGGCGAGTGCACTGTGTTTCACGGTGTGGTTCATGCTATTGAGCGTCGTCGATATGATCGGTGCGACCATGCCATCTTTGCTGGTGCCAGTGTTCGGACTATTTTTTGGCTGGTTGTTGTTGGGTGAAGTTCTGACGGCGAGCGTGTTGATAGGATCTACGTTGATATTGAGCGGAGTTTGGCTGTCGAGTGTGCGGCGTTAG
- a CDS encoding IclR family transcriptional regulator gives MSKSLVKAIGLLDYFKIKQNLSLVELAQLTGMPKTTIYRLVNSLEEAGLLIKDRNSQHDVQYRLGIKLLELGKLVEKQLTYKNIALPFMKRLNDELEELVHLTIIEGDEAVYIETIGSKKHIRLVVKVGERAPLYAGSAPKLLLSSKTDEEIYEYFKRVPLNKRTPNTIDNEKEIMKEIYNIREEGYSISRSESFKDTIGFSAPIYDFTGKIVAALGVSTVLTTFEKEKQDLILEKVQSTAEKISYELGYNRID, from the coding sequence ATGAGCAAGAGTTTAGTAAAGGCGATCGGTTTATTGGACTATTTTAAAATTAAACAAAACCTTTCTTTAGTGGAGTTAGCACAATTGACTGGTATGCCTAAGACAACTATATACCGATTGGTCAATTCACTTGAAGAGGCGGGTTTGTTGATTAAAGATCGCAACTCTCAACATGATGTGCAATATCGTTTAGGGATTAAACTTCTCGAACTAGGTAAGTTGGTAGAAAAACAGTTAACATACAAGAATATTGCCTTGCCCTTTATGAAAAGACTGAACGATGAACTGGAAGAATTGGTGCATCTGACAATAATCGAGGGCGATGAAGCGGTATATATAGAGACCATTGGAAGTAAGAAACACATCCGACTAGTGGTTAAGGTGGGCGAACGTGCGCCATTGTATGCGGGCTCTGCTCCGAAATTGCTTTTGTCCAGCAAGACTGATGAAGAAATATATGAATATTTCAAGAGGGTTCCTTTAAACAAGAGGACACCAAATACAATAGATAATGAGAAAGAAATTATGAAAGAAATTTATAATATCCGGGAAGAAGGTTATTCGATTAGCCGTTCAGAAAGCTTTAAAGATACAATCGGATTTTCTGCACCAATCTATGACTTTACCGGAAAGATTGTAGCTGCACTTGGAGTGAGCACGGTTTTGACAACGTTTGAAAAAGAAAAACAGGATTTGATTCTTGAAAAGGTTCAATCAACTGCTGAAAAAATATCTTATGAGTTAGGTTACAACCGAATCGATTGA